In Lates calcarifer isolate ASB-BC8 linkage group LG21, TLL_Latcal_v3, whole genome shotgun sequence, a single window of DNA contains:
- the LOC108886603 gene encoding arf-GAP with Rho-GAP domain, ANK repeat and PH domain-containing protein 1 isoform X4 has protein sequence MNTPDRDMSLQVPGQVKQRYSSLCSDDELLDDDDSTLWQDEVLRNSQGSVYLPNSGRLPSAIKEDSSQLTAVIKMGWLDKNPPQGALYYQRRWVKLDVDYLRYFDSDKEIYSKGTISTAFITNVSSVGELKFEVATNNRTFIFRAESEAERNDWVTVLQDCTRGRHRHSTMNPGSPLTPDYQGYLELKGLRSKLYTVVALDKVYLYKNIEDYRIGVGITSIEMNVGNVKDTDRRSFDLTTPYRIFSFIAESEQLKEQWVNAMRNAIGEALSNSEVAERIWAEPSNSLCADCGAPKPEWAAINLCVVVCKRCAGEHRGLGPSISKVRSLKMDRKVWTEELIQVFLLLGNERVNSFWAANVPPSEALTPSSCTEERRRFITNKYRQGKYRKYHPLYGNQRELDNALCINVQCSDVLETLSLIFCGADVNCSTGMPNWPSPLSLATAHSQPLQAELISHNLNTELPRSVVDMAMDTVPYAPPPCVSYNGFLFKTASMARAITERKTREEFSRRWCTLNDGTFSYYESDKNSNPNGALKASEIVCLAVDTPERHGYENTFELYSESERLYLFGTDDGDSHKEWVKSLAKSFIPASAEPLLRLGFERIGRLKCKDGLNLQTSKVGWFALVGSTLHAYLNDSKGEEIHLRKLNELSIQQDNEVLVLVEKGRTLYIEGERKLDFAGWCAAIQTAAGSGGDTLSQQQLTETDIPVIVHSCIGYITQCGLTSEGIYRKSGVNSRVAALCERFRQDARSVRLREGEHQVDDVSNTLKRFFRELEEGLFTSEDARTWLSTAAIQDESKKISQYQMLLNRLPRVNKATLQALINHLYCVQRFSELNQMNLHNLAIVFGPTLFQTDGKDYTAGRAIEDLIQHYTLIFEVDEQQLKKQLEEITVIIQVREKLNTKFPSTEPGGHFICTVYLEEKKETAEQHVKIPGSMTAAELTCEVLDRRNIAVKDREYWSCWEVSDKEEMERPLHYQERVLPILHSFGTDSHLLIKKHLAMEAMIVYLTSKVDVSKHGMMKFREERSILGLGLTSGSFHDRYFILNSSSLRMYKEVRSNRPERDWPVKNLRVYLGIKKKLRPPTCWGLTVVYESKKQERPEKQQWYLCCDTQSEMREWYATFLSIQYDGNVWPQDGLQQTRVSRVLPDTRHGNVSLIPLRGSENEMRNSVAAFSQDPLALFRDVR, from the exons ATGAACACACCAGACAGG GATATGTCCCTGCAAGTGCCCGGTCAGGTAAAGCAGCGGTACAGTTCTTTGTGCAGTGATGATGAGCTGTTGGACGATGATGA TTCTACCCTATGGCAGGATGAGGTTCTCCGCAACTCGCAAGGCAGTGTCTACCTGCCAAACTCTGGGAGACTACCTTCAGCCATTAAAGAAGACAGCTCTCAGCTCACTGCTGTCATCAAGATGGGCTGGCTGGACAAGAATCCACCTCAGGG GGCCCTTTATTACCAGAGGCGATGGGTAAAGCTGGATGTTGACTACCTAAGATACTTTGACAGTGACAAG GAGATATATTCTAAGGGGACCATCTCAACAGCCTTCATCACCAATGTGAGCAGTGTGGGGGAGCTCAAGTTTGAGGTCGCCACAAACAACCGAACATTTATCTTCAGGGCTGAAAGTGAAG CTGAGAGGAACGACTGGGTGACTGTACTACAGGACTGCACCAGGGGGCGCCATCGGCACAGCACCATGAACCCCGGTTCCCCTTTGACCCCAGACTATCAGGGCTATCTGGAGCTCAAAGGGTTACGCTCCAAACTTTACACCGTTGTCGCCCTAGATAAGGTCTACCTCTACAAAAACATAGAG GACTATCGTATTGGAGTTGGTATCACATCCATTGAGATGAATGTAGGAAATGTTAAAGACACAGACCGTCGGAGCTTTGATCTCACCACACCATATCGCATATTCAG TTTCATCGCTGAGTCAGAGCAACTGAAAGAGCAGTGGGTGAACGCCATGCGGAATGCCATAGGTGAGGCATTGTCCAATAGCGAGGTGGCGGAGCGGATCTGGGCGGAGCCCAGTAACAGTCTCTGTGCCGACTGTGGGGCTCCCAAGCCGGAATGGGCAGCCATCAACTTGTGCGTGGTGGTCTGCAAACGAtgtgcag gGGAGCACAGAGGACTGGGTCCTAGCATCTCAAAGGTTCGTAGTCTAAAGATGGACAGGAAAGTCTGGACAGAAGAGCTTATACAG GTGTTCCTGTTGCTAGGCAACGAGCGGGTAAACAGTTTCTGGGCAGCTAACGTCCCACCAAGTGAGGCTTTGACACCCTCTAGCTGCACTGAAGAAAGACGGCGCTTCATCACCAATAAATACCGCCAGGGAAAATACAGAAAGTACCACCCTCTGTACGGAAACCAGAGAGAGCTCGACAAT GCTCTGTGTATAAATGTGCAGTGCAGTGATGTGCTAGAGACATTGAGCCTGATCTTCTGCGGTGCAGATGTAAATTGTTCAACTGGTATGCCAAACTggccttcccctctctccctggcCACTGCACACTCACAACCCTTACAGGCTGAGCTAATTAGCCACAATCTCAACACAG agctGCCACGATCAGTGGTGGACATGGCCATGGACACTGTACCATATGCACCACCACCTTGTGTGTCTTACAATGGGTTCCTGTTCAAAACTGCATCCATGGCTCGGGCTATCACAGAGCGCAAGACCAGAGAGG AGTTCAGTCGTCGCTGGTGCACGCTAAATGATGGCACCTTCAGCTACTATGAGAGTGACAAGAACTCAAACCCCAACGGAGCTCTGAAGGCTTCAGAGATAGTCTGCTTGGCTGTTGACACACCTGAAAGACACgg GTATGAGAACACCTTTGAACTCTATTCTGAGTCAGAGCGTCTCTATCTGTTTGGCACTGATGATGGGGACAGCCACAAAGAATGGGTCAAGTCTCTTGCCAAG AGCTTTATCCCAGCCTCTGCTGAACCTTTGCTGAGGTTGGGTTTTGAGCGGATTGGGCGGCTGAAGTGTAAAGACGGCTTGAACCTGCAAACATCCAAGGTTGGTTGGTTTGCGCTGGTGGGCTCCACACTCCATGCCTACCTGAATGACAGCAAGGGGGAGGAGATCCATCTCCGCAAACTGAATGAACTCT CCATCCAACAAGACAATGAAGTGCTGGTTCTGGTGGAGAAAGGCAG AACTCTGTacatagagggagagaggaagttgGATTTTGCTGGCTGGTGTGCGGCCATCCAGACGGCAGCAGGGAGTGGAGGAGACACGCTgagccagcagcagctcacagagacagacatacCTGTCATCGTTCACAGCTGCATCGGCTACATCACTCAGTGTG GCTTAACATCTGAGGGAATTTACCGTAAGAGCGGTGTGAATTCGCGTGTGGCAGCACTGTGCGAGAGATTTCGGCAGGATGCCCGCAGTGTTCGTCTGAGGGAAGGAGAGCACCAGGTGGACGACGTCTCCAACACTCTCAAGCGATTCTTCAGGGAGTTAGAAGAAGGACTGTTCACGTCAGAGGATGCCAGGACCTGGCTCAGCACAGCTG CCATTCAGGATGAAAGTAAGAAAATCTCCCAGTACCAGATGCTGTTGAACAGACTGCCTCGTGTCAACAAGGCTACACTACAAGCCCTTATCAACCACCTCTATTG CGTGCAGCGTTTTTCTGAGCTGAACCAGATGAACCTCCATAACTTGGCCATAGTGTTCGGTCCTACACTGTTCCAGACAGATGGGAAGGACTACACTGCTGGCCGAGCCATAGAGGACCTCATACAGCACTACACGCTCATCTTTGAG GTGGATGAGCAGCAGCTAAAGAAGCAGCTAGAAGAGATCACTGTTATCATCCAAGTCCGAGAGAAACTCAACACAAAGTTTCCT AGTACTGAACCTGGAGGGCATTTCATCTGCACAGTGTAcctggaggaaaagaaggaaacagcAGAGCAACATGTTAAG ATCCCAGGTTCtatgacagcagcagagctgacatGTGAGGTTCTTGACCGGCGTAACATTGCAGTTAAAGATAGAGAGTACTGGAGCTGCTGGGAAGTCAGCGACAAGGAGGAAATGG AACGTCCACTGCACTATCAGGAGCGAGTCTTACCCATCCTTCACTCCTTTGGCACTGACTCCCACCTGCTCATTAAGAAACACCTCGCTATGGAGGCGATGATCGTCTACCTga CCAGTAAAGTGGACGTATCCAAACATGGGATGATGAAATTCAGAGAAGAGCGAAGCATCCTGGGACTTGGACTGACCTCTGGAAGTTTCCATGACCGATATTTCATCCTCAATTCCAGCTCGCTCAGAATGTACAAGGAAGTCAGA AGTAACCGTCCAGAACGTGATTGGCCAGTGAAGAATCTAAGGGTTTACCTAGGTATCAAGAAAAAGCTCCGTCCTCCCACATG CTGGGGACTGACAGTGGTGTATGAGAGTAAGAAACAAGAGAGACCAGAGAAACAGCAGTG GTATCTCTGCTGTGACACCCAGTCAGAAATGAGGGAGTGGTACGCTACTTTTCTCAGTATCCAG TACGACGGCAACGTGTGGCCTCAGGATGGACTCCAGCAGACACGAGTGAGCCGCGTGTTGCCAGATACACGTCACGGTAACGTGTCACTGATACCGCTTCGTGGCAGTGAGAATGAGATGCGGAACAGCGTAGCAGCTTTCAGCCAAGACCCGCTTGCT CTCTTTAGAGATGTTCGATAA
- the LOC108886603 gene encoding arf-GAP with Rho-GAP domain, ANK repeat and PH domain-containing protein 1 isoform X2 — translation MLRSHTSVMSQSESFANVWDWLCVLRLEQYSDAFRSAGLATLRQCRNLTPDQLDQMGITLPGHQRRILASLSKTQGNRDTQSETHTHPLQSERDQRTEETGHTKVLHRDRPVPVPGEEKPVLKQREKREQETSRPTPREREKPVPKERQVSRMKEENGEGGEKKLVPEERQTAPRQRKEDRDGGVDGERERPVPKERTKFRSNAPADCPPRPHVSPTSDTSLPPVPPRSTPNCPPQRFTSALSPSPPARTPGSPKPDRHAVKAPAEQSVSQSSTPLSTPTHTPTQARPQTLAIQPSAQHLVSDGGRKMSPVSPVASFSDDRNAPPLPPKAGGVPKSLPPIPQRCPAQSPRAHSPSPTKAVADETQKDQTPQVPPRIRTPQTQENTQQSTQPDTQPALPARKVTQPPRLDSLDDNSDDYEDPDLLNPSVHCMNTPDRDMSLQVPGQVKQRYSSLCSDDELLDDDDSTLWQDEVLRNSQGSVYLPNSGRLPSAIKEDSSQLTAVIKMGWLDKNPPQGALYYQRRWVKLDVDYLRYFDSDKEIYSKGTISTAFITNVSSVGELKFEVATNNRTFIFRAESEAERNDWVTVLQDCTRGRHRHSTMNPGSPLTPDYQGYLELKGLRSKLYTVVALDKVYLYKNIEDYRIGVGITSIEMNVGNVKDTDRRSFDLTTPYRIFSFIAESEQLKEQWVNAMRNAIGEALSNSEVAERIWAEPSNSLCADCGAPKPEWAAINLCVVVCKRCAGEHRGLGPSISKVRSLKMDRKVWTEELIQVFLLLGNERVNSFWAANVPPSEALTPSSCTEERRRFITNKYRQGKYRKYHPLYGNQRELDNALCINVQCSDVLETLSLIFCGADVNCSTGMPNWPSPLSLATAHSQPLQAELISHNLNTELPRSVVDMAMDTVPYAPPPCVSYNGFLFKTASMARAITERKTREEFSRRWCTLNDGTFSYYESDKNSNPNGALKASEIVCLAVDTPERHGYENTFELYSESERLYLFGTDDGDSHKEWVKSLAKSFIPASAEPLLRLGFERIGRLKCKDGLNLQTSKVGWFALVGSTLHAYLNDSKGEEIHLRKLNELSIQQDNEVLVLVEKGRTLYIEGERKLDFAGWCAAIQTAAGSGGDTLSQQQLTETDIPVIVHSCIGYITQCGLTSEGIYRKSGVNSRVAALCERFRQDARSVRLREGEHQVDDVSNTLKRFFRELEEGLFTSEDARTWLSTAAIQDESKKISQYQMLLNRLPRVNKATLQALINHLYCVQRFSELNQMNLHNLAIVFGPTLFQTDGKDYTAGRAIEDLIQHYTLIFEVDEQQLKKQLEEITVIIQVREKLNTKFPSTEPGGHFICTVYLEEKKETAEQHVKIPGSMTAAELTCEVLDRRNIAVKDREYWSCWEVSDKEEMERPLHYQERVLPILHSFGTDSHLLIKKHLAMEAMIVYLTSKVDVSKHGMMKFREERSILGLGLTSGSFHDRYFILNSSSLRMYKEVRSNRPERDWPVKNLRVYLGIKKKLRPPTCWGLTVVYESKKQERPEKQQWYLCCDTQSEMREWYATFLSIQYDGNVWPQDGLQQTRVSRVLPDTRHAL, via the exons GTGTCcaggatgaaagaggaaaatggagaaggaggagagaagaagctggttcctgaagaaagacaaacagcaccTAGGCAAAGAAAGGAGGATAGGGATGGAGGAGTAGATGGAGAGCGGGAGAGGCCTGTGCCTAAAGAGAGGACTAAGTTTCGCTCTAATGCCCCAGCGGACTGTCCCCCCCGCCCCCATGTTTCTCCAACGTCAGACACCTCTTTGCCCCCCGTTCCTCCACGTAGCACCCCCAACTGCCCTCCACAGCGCTTCACCTCTGCCCTGAGCCCCTCACCTCCTGCACGCACCCCTGGCTCCCCGAAACCAGACAGACATGCGGTTAAAGCCCCAGCCGAACAAAGTGTGTCCCAGAGTTCAACCCCTCTCAGCACCCCTACCCATACCCCCACACAAGCTCGGCCACAGACATTAGCCATCCAGCCATCAGCCCAACATTTGGTTAGTGACggaggaagaaaaatgtcaCCTGTCTCTCCTGTTGCTTCCTTTAGCGATGACAGAAAtgctccacctctccctccaaAAGCAGGGGGAGTACCTAAAAGCCTTCCACCAATCCCACAGCGGTGTCCTGCACAGTCTCCCAGAGCTCACAG CCCCTCTCCCACCAAGGCAGTTGCTGATGAGACGCAGAAAGACCAAACTCCACAGGTCCCACCTCGCATCAGGACACCCCAAACTCAAGAGAACACACAACAGTCGACTCAACCTGACACTCAGCCGGCTCTGCCTGCTAGGAAGGTCACCCAACCTCCCA GGCTGGATTCACTCGATGATAATTCTGATGACTACGAGGATCCAGACTTGCTTAACCCCAGCGTTCATTGTATGAACACACCAGACAGG GATATGTCCCTGCAAGTGCCCGGTCAGGTAAAGCAGCGGTACAGTTCTTTGTGCAGTGATGATGAGCTGTTGGACGATGATGA TTCTACCCTATGGCAGGATGAGGTTCTCCGCAACTCGCAAGGCAGTGTCTACCTGCCAAACTCTGGGAGACTACCTTCAGCCATTAAAGAAGACAGCTCTCAGCTCACTGCTGTCATCAAGATGGGCTGGCTGGACAAGAATCCACCTCAGGG GGCCCTTTATTACCAGAGGCGATGGGTAAAGCTGGATGTTGACTACCTAAGATACTTTGACAGTGACAAG GAGATATATTCTAAGGGGACCATCTCAACAGCCTTCATCACCAATGTGAGCAGTGTGGGGGAGCTCAAGTTTGAGGTCGCCACAAACAACCGAACATTTATCTTCAGGGCTGAAAGTGAAG CTGAGAGGAACGACTGGGTGACTGTACTACAGGACTGCACCAGGGGGCGCCATCGGCACAGCACCATGAACCCCGGTTCCCCTTTGACCCCAGACTATCAGGGCTATCTGGAGCTCAAAGGGTTACGCTCCAAACTTTACACCGTTGTCGCCCTAGATAAGGTCTACCTCTACAAAAACATAGAG GACTATCGTATTGGAGTTGGTATCACATCCATTGAGATGAATGTAGGAAATGTTAAAGACACAGACCGTCGGAGCTTTGATCTCACCACACCATATCGCATATTCAG TTTCATCGCTGAGTCAGAGCAACTGAAAGAGCAGTGGGTGAACGCCATGCGGAATGCCATAGGTGAGGCATTGTCCAATAGCGAGGTGGCGGAGCGGATCTGGGCGGAGCCCAGTAACAGTCTCTGTGCCGACTGTGGGGCTCCCAAGCCGGAATGGGCAGCCATCAACTTGTGCGTGGTGGTCTGCAAACGAtgtgcag gGGAGCACAGAGGACTGGGTCCTAGCATCTCAAAGGTTCGTAGTCTAAAGATGGACAGGAAAGTCTGGACAGAAGAGCTTATACAG GTGTTCCTGTTGCTAGGCAACGAGCGGGTAAACAGTTTCTGGGCAGCTAACGTCCCACCAAGTGAGGCTTTGACACCCTCTAGCTGCACTGAAGAAAGACGGCGCTTCATCACCAATAAATACCGCCAGGGAAAATACAGAAAGTACCACCCTCTGTACGGAAACCAGAGAGAGCTCGACAAT GCTCTGTGTATAAATGTGCAGTGCAGTGATGTGCTAGAGACATTGAGCCTGATCTTCTGCGGTGCAGATGTAAATTGTTCAACTGGTATGCCAAACTggccttcccctctctccctggcCACTGCACACTCACAACCCTTACAGGCTGAGCTAATTAGCCACAATCTCAACACAG agctGCCACGATCAGTGGTGGACATGGCCATGGACACTGTACCATATGCACCACCACCTTGTGTGTCTTACAATGGGTTCCTGTTCAAAACTGCATCCATGGCTCGGGCTATCACAGAGCGCAAGACCAGAGAGG AGTTCAGTCGTCGCTGGTGCACGCTAAATGATGGCACCTTCAGCTACTATGAGAGTGACAAGAACTCAAACCCCAACGGAGCTCTGAAGGCTTCAGAGATAGTCTGCTTGGCTGTTGACACACCTGAAAGACACgg GTATGAGAACACCTTTGAACTCTATTCTGAGTCAGAGCGTCTCTATCTGTTTGGCACTGATGATGGGGACAGCCACAAAGAATGGGTCAAGTCTCTTGCCAAG AGCTTTATCCCAGCCTCTGCTGAACCTTTGCTGAGGTTGGGTTTTGAGCGGATTGGGCGGCTGAAGTGTAAAGACGGCTTGAACCTGCAAACATCCAAGGTTGGTTGGTTTGCGCTGGTGGGCTCCACACTCCATGCCTACCTGAATGACAGCAAGGGGGAGGAGATCCATCTCCGCAAACTGAATGAACTCT CCATCCAACAAGACAATGAAGTGCTGGTTCTGGTGGAGAAAGGCAG AACTCTGTacatagagggagagaggaagttgGATTTTGCTGGCTGGTGTGCGGCCATCCAGACGGCAGCAGGGAGTGGAGGAGACACGCTgagccagcagcagctcacagagacagacatacCTGTCATCGTTCACAGCTGCATCGGCTACATCACTCAGTGTG GCTTAACATCTGAGGGAATTTACCGTAAGAGCGGTGTGAATTCGCGTGTGGCAGCACTGTGCGAGAGATTTCGGCAGGATGCCCGCAGTGTTCGTCTGAGGGAAGGAGAGCACCAGGTGGACGACGTCTCCAACACTCTCAAGCGATTCTTCAGGGAGTTAGAAGAAGGACTGTTCACGTCAGAGGATGCCAGGACCTGGCTCAGCACAGCTG CCATTCAGGATGAAAGTAAGAAAATCTCCCAGTACCAGATGCTGTTGAACAGACTGCCTCGTGTCAACAAGGCTACACTACAAGCCCTTATCAACCACCTCTATTG CGTGCAGCGTTTTTCTGAGCTGAACCAGATGAACCTCCATAACTTGGCCATAGTGTTCGGTCCTACACTGTTCCAGACAGATGGGAAGGACTACACTGCTGGCCGAGCCATAGAGGACCTCATACAGCACTACACGCTCATCTTTGAG GTGGATGAGCAGCAGCTAAAGAAGCAGCTAGAAGAGATCACTGTTATCATCCAAGTCCGAGAGAAACTCAACACAAAGTTTCCT AGTACTGAACCTGGAGGGCATTTCATCTGCACAGTGTAcctggaggaaaagaaggaaacagcAGAGCAACATGTTAAG ATCCCAGGTTCtatgacagcagcagagctgacatGTGAGGTTCTTGACCGGCGTAACATTGCAGTTAAAGATAGAGAGTACTGGAGCTGCTGGGAAGTCAGCGACAAGGAGGAAATGG AACGTCCACTGCACTATCAGGAGCGAGTCTTACCCATCCTTCACTCCTTTGGCACTGACTCCCACCTGCTCATTAAGAAACACCTCGCTATGGAGGCGATGATCGTCTACCTga CCAGTAAAGTGGACGTATCCAAACATGGGATGATGAAATTCAGAGAAGAGCGAAGCATCCTGGGACTTGGACTGACCTCTGGAAGTTTCCATGACCGATATTTCATCCTCAATTCCAGCTCGCTCAGAATGTACAAGGAAGTCAGA AGTAACCGTCCAGAACGTGATTGGCCAGTGAAGAATCTAAGGGTTTACCTAGGTATCAAGAAAAAGCTCCGTCCTCCCACATG CTGGGGACTGACAGTGGTGTATGAGAGTAAGAAACAAGAGAGACCAGAGAAACAGCAGTG GTATCTCTGCTGTGACACCCAGTCAGAAATGAGGGAGTGGTACGCTACTTTTCTCAGTATCCAG TACGACGGCAACGTGTGGCCTCAGGATGGACTCCAGCAGACACGAGTGAGCCGCGTGTTGCCAGATACACGTCACG CTCTTTAG